The following are encoded together in the Leuconostoc mesenteroides subsp. mesenteroides ATCC 8293 genome:
- a CDS encoding PH domain-containing protein, with translation MIPEDAVQLPKTAKFVWLIHDVIWFLFTFIGLATVYILFLQSKRDIYTNIALVFMLIVVSIPLIHMALINYFYHFRRYYIDDHAVYIYRGFVFRKVETIPLNRIQNVDTTQGPILRQFKLMDLSIKTAAHGFKIREIEELTAKKMRGQLVIAALHAREVASDD, from the coding sequence ATGATACCAGAAGATGCGGTGCAATTACCCAAAACAGCCAAATTCGTTTGGTTGATCCATGATGTCATTTGGTTTTTGTTTACATTTATAGGACTAGCCACTGTCTATATCCTTTTTTTACAATCGAAAAGGGATATTTATACAAATATTGCTTTAGTCTTCATGTTAATAGTTGTGTCGATACCGCTTATTCATATGGCGTTGATTAATTATTTTTACCATTTTAGGCGTTACTACATAGATGACCATGCGGTTTATATTTATCGAGGATTTGTATTTAGAAAAGTAGAAACTATTCCCTTAAATCGTATTCAAAATGTTGATACAACACAAGGACCTATTTTACGCCAGTTCAAATTAATGGACTTGTCAATCAAAACTGCTGCACATGGTTTTAAGATTAGAGAAATTGAGGAATTGACCGCAAAAAAAATGCGAGGTCAATTGGTAATAGCTGCTTTACATGCACGTGAGGTAGCTTCCGATGATTAA
- a CDS encoding MarR family winged helix-turn-helix transcriptional regulator, with the protein MDKEIIDDIRRFNRFYATVIGMLDSKISNTEYSITEARVLFEIREKNGEYIANDLVAKLNIDRSYMSRILRKLKKDELIEKTRSLNDSRKNSLSITDDGIKVLEHVNDSTDAQILKLFNGLTKDEVLEIRDDMYKIQQYLDK; encoded by the coding sequence ATGGATAAAGAAATTATTGATGATATCAGACGGTTTAACCGCTTCTATGCAACTGTTATAGGTATGTTGGACAGCAAAATTTCAAATACAGAATACTCTATCACGGAGGCACGAGTCTTATTTGAGATAAGGGAAAAAAACGGTGAATACATAGCTAATGATCTAGTCGCTAAATTAAATATTGATAGAAGCTATATGAGTAGAATTCTTCGTAAATTAAAGAAAGATGAATTGATTGAAAAGACAAGGTCTTTAAATGATAGCAGGAAAAACTCTCTAAGTATCACTGATGACGGCATTAAAGTGTTAGAACATGTTAATGATTCAACAGACGCGCAAATATTGAAACTTTTTAATGGTTTAACAAAGGATGAAGTGCTAGAAATCAGAGATGATATGTATAAGATACAGCAATATCTTGATAAATAG
- a CDS encoding GNAT family N-acetyltransferase — protein MIIRTIKKEDNLIVKKIIQESLESLNFAIEGTAYFDPQLGRLNEYYDNLDNAKYWVVELDNKIVGGIGIAPFDNEQGICELQKLYLIPEAQGLGISRKLMETALSFASTHYKSCYLETNHDLKVACILYEKFGFKLLNSPISGSGHFAMNAWYLKDLEVVNQ, from the coding sequence ATGATTATTAGAACAATAAAAAAAGAGGATAATTTGATTGTGAAAAAAATTATCCAAGAATCTCTAGAATCTTTAAACTTTGCTATTGAAGGGACTGCATACTTTGATCCCCAATTGGGCCGCCTCAATGAATACTATGATAATTTAGATAACGCAAAATATTGGGTAGTCGAATTAGATAATAAAATAGTTGGCGGTATCGGGATTGCACCATTTGACAATGAACAAGGAATTTGTGAGCTTCAAAAGTTATATCTAATTCCTGAAGCACAAGGATTAGGAATCTCCAGAAAATTGATGGAAACCGCGTTATCCTTTGCCAGCACTCATTATAAGTCCTGTTATCTGGAAACAAATCATGATCTTAAAGTTGCTTGTATTTTATACGAAAAATTTGGCTTTAAATTATTAAATTCTCCAATTTCTGGTTCTGGGCATTTTGCAATGAATGCTTGGTATTTGAAGGATCTAGAGGTAGTAAACCAATAG
- a CDS encoding Na+/H+ antiporter NhaC family protein, producing MENKLTTKLSTTLLIVVIIILATAVIVFGLSPSVPILLVISMIVLVARLRGVSWQESQAALIKGITSGIAPLFLFLLIGALIALWLATGVIPTMVWVGFKMLNPQFFLPTALLTSAVVGTLIGSAFTTLSTVGVALMGVGTLMGLNPALVAGTILSGAIFGDKSSPLSDSTNLASAISETDLFAHIKNLMWTTLPAFGITFLVTIMLGLGHRSGAGTTQKIASLLPLLQPTWWAIVPLSVLVVTAWFKIPAIAALMINILVSSVAFLAQHSVSDFSDLLVHGFKTTSNNPTLILLLNRGGMSSMMDTVMMIMLALALGGLLDGLGILKAVMAPVVGHLQSQGSVVLATLLTGIGANFLVGEQYLATILPGQLFKDSFTRVNLSGLALGRTIEDSGTVTNYLVPWGVAGAFAAQTLGVSVLAFAPFTLFALLSPVMSIASALTGIGLKQIKD from the coding sequence ATGGAAAACAAACTAACTACCAAGTTATCGACGACATTGTTGATTGTTGTAATTATTATTTTAGCTACTGCTGTTATTGTCTTTGGACTATCGCCGAGTGTGCCGATTTTGCTAGTGATTAGTATGATTGTCCTAGTCGCTCGGTTACGAGGTGTGAGTTGGCAAGAAAGTCAAGCAGCTTTGATTAAGGGAATCACTTCAGGTATAGCACCGTTGTTTTTATTTTTACTAATAGGCGCCCTGATAGCACTTTGGCTTGCTACCGGTGTAATCCCTACGATGGTTTGGGTTGGATTTAAAATGCTAAATCCCCAGTTCTTTTTACCAACTGCTTTGTTAACTTCCGCCGTAGTAGGAACGTTAATTGGTAGTGCGTTTACAACGTTATCAACTGTGGGTGTGGCGTTAATGGGTGTAGGAACGTTAATGGGCTTAAATCCAGCGTTAGTCGCTGGAACTATCCTTTCTGGCGCTATTTTTGGGGACAAAAGTTCTCCCTTGTCTGATTCAACTAACCTAGCAAGTGCCATTTCAGAGACGGATTTATTTGCGCATATCAAAAATTTAATGTGGACAACATTACCTGCTTTCGGGATAACATTTCTTGTGACAATTATGCTTGGTCTCGGCCACCGTTCGGGTGCGGGAACAACACAAAAAATTGCTTCATTATTACCATTATTGCAACCAACGTGGTGGGCTATTGTGCCACTCTCTGTGCTGGTAGTCACCGCTTGGTTTAAAATCCCAGCTATTGCGGCCTTAATGATTAACATTTTGGTTTCCAGTGTGGCTTTTTTAGCACAACACAGTGTATCTGATTTTTCTGACTTATTAGTTCATGGTTTCAAGACGACAAGTAACAATCCTACCTTAATTCTTTTACTGAATCGTGGCGGTATGTCTTCAATGATGGATACCGTAATGATGATTATGTTAGCCTTAGCGCTTGGTGGTCTATTAGATGGTTTGGGTATATTGAAAGCTGTAATGGCACCTGTTGTAGGACATTTGCAATCCCAAGGATCAGTAGTTTTAGCAACGCTATTAACAGGTATTGGCGCCAACTTTTTGGTTGGGGAACAATATCTAGCGACTATTTTACCTGGGCAGTTATTTAAAGATAGCTTTACACGTGTGAACTTATCTGGGCTGGCGTTGGGAAGAACAATTGAAGATAGTGGTACAGTAACAAATTACTTAGTACCGTGGGGTGTCGCTGGTGCCTTTGCAGCGCAAACACTAGGTGTATCGGTATTAGCTTTCGCACCATTCACGCTGTTTGCATTGTTGTCGCCTGTGATGTCAATTGCTTCTGCGCTAACTGGTATTGGGTTGAAACAAATAAAAGATTGA
- a CDS encoding NADH-dependent flavin oxidoreductase, with the protein MEKRKFLSRFKFDNGLVIKNHIVMSPMTTMTSFYNGMITTDELNYYAARAGGPGIIITGVANVSDNGKGFEGELSVAHDAMLPGLIKLAKVIHKDGTKAILQIFHAGRKANSAILRGERPVSASAIAASYPADSETPRALNDSEVHQIITEFGEATRRAIEAGFDGVELHGANTYLLQQFYSENSNQRSDEWGGSRGKRLKFPLAVIETVNKTVKKYSKKPFIVGYRISPEEIEEPGIRLEDSLFFVDQIKHKVDYIHLSMGSYKRTSLNNKANKETLISQFSQHTKNIVPLIGIGSVETPDDVNAVMSDGADLVAIGREFIREPQWVQKIERNDLESIRTLISPSDMAELAIPSVMQVYLRESFYSVMHFTDDIETQSDYQNALAPMEGLEKKLS; encoded by the coding sequence ATGGAAAAACGAAAGTTTTTGTCTCGTTTTAAATTTGATAACGGCTTAGTAATTAAAAATCATATTGTGATGTCACCTATGACAACAATGACTAGTTTTTATAATGGCATGATAACCACCGATGAACTTAATTATTATGCAGCTCGTGCTGGCGGCCCGGGGATTATCATCACTGGTGTTGCTAATGTTAGTGATAATGGTAAAGGGTTTGAAGGCGAATTATCAGTTGCTCATGACGCAATGCTACCAGGATTAATTAAATTAGCTAAGGTTATTCATAAAGACGGTACCAAAGCAATTTTGCAAATATTTCATGCAGGTCGAAAAGCCAATAGTGCTATCCTTCGTGGGGAACGCCCTGTTAGTGCTAGTGCGATTGCTGCTAGTTATCCAGCTGATTCTGAGACTCCACGGGCATTAAACGATTCAGAAGTTCACCAAATTATTACTGAATTTGGCGAAGCAACTAGGCGAGCGATTGAAGCAGGTTTTGATGGCGTCGAGCTACACGGCGCCAACACTTATTTGTTGCAACAATTTTATTCTGAAAATTCCAATCAAAGAAGTGATGAGTGGGGTGGTTCTAGAGGAAAGCGCCTAAAGTTCCCATTAGCTGTGATTGAAACTGTTAATAAAACGGTAAAAAAATATTCAAAAAAACCATTCATAGTCGGTTATCGAATCTCCCCAGAAGAAATTGAGGAGCCCGGTATTCGATTAGAAGATTCTCTCTTCTTCGTTGATCAGATTAAGCACAAAGTAGACTATATCCATCTATCTATGGGCAGTTATAAACGGACATCTCTAAACAATAAGGCGAACAAGGAAACGTTAATTTCTCAGTTTTCTCAACATACGAAGAATATAGTACCGCTTATTGGTATAGGATCAGTGGAAACACCAGATGATGTTAATGCTGTCATGTCTGATGGTGCAGATTTAGTAGCTATTGGTCGAGAATTCATTAGAGAGCCGCAATGGGTTCAAAAGATTGAAAGAAACGATTTGGAAAGTATTCGTACTTTGATTAGTCCGTCCGATATGGCAGAATTGGCTATTCCATCTGTCATGCAAGTTTATTTAAGAGAGTCCTTTTATTCTGTCATGCATTTTACTGATGACATCGAAACGCAAAGCGACTACCAAAACGCATTAGCACCAATGGAAGGGTTAGAAAAGAAGCTAAGCTAA
- a CDS encoding aldo/keto reductase has protein sequence MNKSRQLGQTDLYLSPLGLGTWQYSTKNSSGTSMWGNTETETVYEIIKHSLQNGMNWIDTAEIYGNGTSETFIGEVTQRLQREEALATNPFIASKWFPLARSASSITKTIDDRLEYLQILTIDLYQIHQPTSRSSLRKQIEAMVSLAEQHKVKQIGVSNFSAKQMVKAHHLLQEYGMTLASNQVKYNLLHRSPEKNGTLEAAKELGITIIAYSPLQQGLLTGRFHEQPESLSKVSRFRKLQSNLTTKTLQRTEPLYQELKRLSLNYGMTISQISLNWLINAQGDTVLAIPGASKIQQAQDNVEALNFDLSNSDIERLNRISAGL, from the coding sequence ATGAATAAAAGTAGACAATTAGGACAGACTGACCTGTATTTATCTCCACTGGGACTAGGTACCTGGCAATATAGCACAAAAAATAGCAGCGGAACCTCAATGTGGGGAAATACCGAGACGGAGACAGTTTATGAAATTATCAAGCATTCCTTACAGAATGGGATGAATTGGATAGACACAGCTGAAATTTATGGCAATGGAACCTCTGAAACATTTATTGGGGAAGTAACGCAGCGCTTGCAAAGAGAAGAAGCCTTAGCAACCAATCCTTTCATCGCGAGTAAATGGTTTCCTTTGGCTCGTTCGGCGTCATCAATTACTAAAACGATTGATGACCGTTTAGAATACCTACAAATACTGACCATTGATTTATATCAAATTCATCAACCGACATCTCGGTCATCTTTAAGAAAGCAGATTGAAGCCATGGTGTCGCTTGCAGAACAACACAAAGTGAAACAGATTGGGGTGAGCAACTTTTCTGCTAAACAAATGGTCAAAGCCCATCATTTACTGCAAGAGTATGGGATGACACTTGCTTCCAATCAAGTTAAATATAATTTACTACACCGTAGTCCTGAGAAAAATGGCACACTAGAGGCTGCTAAAGAATTAGGGATAACAATAATTGCTTACTCGCCTTTGCAACAAGGATTATTAACAGGGCGATTTCATGAACAACCTGAATCTTTATCAAAGGTGAGTCGTTTTAGAAAGCTACAGTCGAATCTGACTACCAAAACCTTGCAAAGGACTGAACCACTTTATCAAGAACTAAAGAGGTTATCACTAAACTATGGTATGACAATTTCTCAGATTTCTTTAAACTGGTTAATTAATGCTCAAGGGGATACAGTTTTAGCGATCCCAGGAGCATCTAAAATACAACAGGCGCAAGATAACGTAGAGGCTTTGAATTTCGATTTGTCTAACAGCGACATTGAACGGTTGAACCGTATTTCAGCAGGTTTATAA
- a CDS encoding MarR family winged helix-turn-helix transcriptional regulator has product MNDADLLRYLINAVQKEGQKKYAEFLAPLGITPNQSEVLQVLSKKEPLSLKELGNLLICESKSPSRLVQRLVQNGFIYKSKAIDDNRKSVLHLTSKGRELIPSIKEKENLFNAYNLSSLSDTIDIKTFISVLRYQITGTESEQKIEKRMKIDSSLT; this is encoded by the coding sequence ATGAATGATGCTGATTTATTAAGATATCTTATCAACGCTGTCCAAAAAGAAGGACAGAAAAAATATGCTGAGTTCTTAGCTCCTCTTGGTATAACACCTAATCAAAGTGAGGTGTTACAAGTTTTGTCAAAAAAAGAACCTCTATCATTAAAAGAATTAGGTAATCTACTAATTTGTGAAAGTAAGAGTCCTAGTCGATTAGTGCAACGATTGGTGCAAAATGGTTTCATCTATAAAAGTAAAGCCATTGATGATAATCGAAAATCAGTCCTACATTTGACCTCTAAGGGCCGTGAGTTAATACCTAGTATCAAGGAGAAAGAAAACCTATTTAATGCATATAATCTCTCCTCTCTATCTGACACGATTGATATTAAAACCTTTATTTCTGTTTTGAGATACCAAATAACTGGTACAGAGAGTGAACAAAAAATTGAAAAAAGAATGAAAATAGATTCATCATTAACTTGA
- a CDS encoding aldo/keto reductase gives MLQRNLGSQGLKVSSVGLGCMGMSSTYGRADDKESIASIRQAVVNGVSLFDTANVYGNGHNEKLLGKALKGVDKQVTVATKVGIQEMQLNQKRINGRPDYIRSEVEKSLIRLDREYIDLYYLHRVDPDVPIEESIGEMSRLVEEGKVKYIGISEASLSTIKRAHQTHPITAVQSEYSLWSRGVEKEIMPYLQANEIGFVAYSPLGRGFFADDFSLDASKEDVRQYLPRFQGDNLTANQEVFKVIRNLSQKLGMTSSQLALAWLLQKNSNLIAIPGSKSIQHINENIASSHIDLDDKIIHILDKIFDESNTHGSRYPSMLMDELEK, from the coding sequence ATGCTACAAAGAAATTTAGGGTCGCAAGGGTTAAAAGTTTCATCAGTCGGGTTGGGGTGCATGGGTATGAGTAGCACGTACGGTCGCGCTGATGACAAGGAATCAATTGCGTCAATTAGGCAGGCGGTCGTTAATGGCGTTTCATTGTTTGATACTGCAAATGTTTATGGTAACGGACATAATGAAAAATTATTAGGAAAAGCACTTAAAGGCGTGGACAAGCAAGTAACAGTGGCCACAAAAGTGGGCATTCAAGAAATGCAATTGAACCAAAAGAGAATCAACGGTCGTCCTGATTATATTAGATCTGAAGTTGAAAAGTCTTTGATTCGTTTAGATAGAGAGTATATTGATTTGTACTACCTGCATCGAGTAGACCCAGATGTACCAATTGAAGAAAGCATTGGTGAAATGTCTCGACTAGTTGAAGAGGGTAAAGTTAAATACATTGGGATATCAGAAGCCTCTTTGTCAACGATTAAAAGAGCTCATCAAACACATCCTATAACGGCGGTTCAAAGCGAATATTCATTGTGGAGTCGTGGTGTTGAGAAAGAAATAATGCCTTATTTACAAGCAAATGAAATTGGATTTGTAGCATACAGTCCATTGGGCAGAGGATTTTTTGCAGATGACTTTAGTTTGGATGCGTCGAAAGAAGACGTACGCCAATATTTGCCTAGGTTTCAGGGTGACAATCTCACTGCTAATCAGGAAGTATTTAAAGTAATTCGTAATTTATCACAAAAGTTAGGAATGACATCTTCACAACTAGCCTTGGCATGGTTATTGCAAAAAAACAGTAACTTAATAGCTATCCCAGGAAGTAAGTCAATTCAGCACATTAACGAAAATATTGCATCAAGTCATATTGATCTTGATGATAAAATAATTCATATTTTAGATAAAATATTTGATGAATCTAATACACATGGCAGTCGTTATCCTAGTATGTTAATGGACGAATTGGAAAAGTAA
- a CDS encoding MDR family MFS transporter: protein MQIDLTDKPRPLDEKWLLFGTLLSNTGNSMIWPVTTLYMTGVLHQSFTMAGLVLMVGSLISMVGSFVGGKLFDNWRPYEAMVITSFIILIAVSSLIIWNGWPVFAFFIWLANFGMGAEQTLVNSFATTIPGEKTRIVFNNMYIVLNIGVVLGTLAVGYLFDYGFNLLMMISAALYFTLMLIIATKFNVPVVRTNTEATGVTTPEGTEKVSSVGAPNQRFRLTPVLVAIGALLFITYLSYMLWETVMAPHMKSLGMPTRNYADLWMINGVTIILLQKFVSNWANQRPYQVSVILGSIIFASSFFFLIFVKEFWQIVLVFELLTIGEMLQSPQVPAWVAQITPKEVAGQAQGFVSMMISSGRVIGPIYSGMMMDRGWMKILFLSVFIIMLIITALLAITMAKRTKKTVENNK from the coding sequence ATGCAAATTGACTTAACTGATAAGCCGCGGCCACTTGATGAAAAGTGGCTACTTTTTGGTACTTTATTATCCAACACTGGAAATTCAATGATTTGGCCAGTCACGACACTTTATATGACCGGTGTTTTGCACCAAAGTTTTACGATGGCGGGACTAGTTTTAATGGTGGGATCACTTATTAGTATGGTTGGCTCATTTGTTGGTGGCAAACTATTTGATAATTGGCGGCCATATGAAGCGATGGTAATTACGAGTTTTATCATCTTAATTGCTGTTTCCAGTCTAATTATTTGGAATGGGTGGCCCGTATTTGCCTTTTTTATTTGGCTAGCTAATTTTGGTATGGGCGCGGAACAAACGTTAGTTAACTCTTTTGCCACAACAATTCCTGGTGAAAAAACGCGCATCGTATTCAATAATATGTACATTGTGTTGAATATTGGGGTGGTTTTGGGAACCTTAGCAGTAGGATATTTATTTGATTACGGTTTTAACCTGTTGATGATGATTTCGGCAGCATTATATTTTACATTAATGTTAATTATTGCAACCAAATTTAATGTTCCGGTAGTTCGCACGAATACTGAAGCAACAGGCGTTACGACGCCTGAAGGAACAGAAAAAGTAAGCAGTGTCGGTGCACCAAATCAACGTTTTCGCTTGACGCCAGTTTTAGTTGCCATTGGGGCATTGCTGTTCATTACGTATTTATCCTACATGCTGTGGGAAACCGTGATGGCACCGCACATGAAAAGTTTAGGTATGCCAACGCGTAATTATGCAGACTTATGGATGATTAACGGCGTAACTATTATTTTGCTTCAGAAGTTTGTTTCTAATTGGGCAAATCAGCGACCATATCAAGTTTCAGTTATTTTAGGTAGTATTATTTTTGCTTCTAGCTTTTTCTTTTTAATATTTGTAAAAGAGTTTTGGCAAATTGTGCTAGTGTTTGAATTACTAACGATTGGAGAAATGTTACAAAGTCCGCAGGTTCCAGCATGGGTTGCGCAAATTACCCCCAAAGAAGTAGCTGGACAGGCACAAGGTTTTGTTTCAATGATGATCAGCTCAGGTCGAGTCATTGGTCCCATTTATTCGGGTATGATGATGGATCGAGGTTGGATGAAAATTCTTTTTTTATCAGTATTTATAATCATGTTAATTATCACAGCTTTGTTAGCGATCACAATGGCGAAACGAACTAAAAAAACAGTGGAGAATAACAAATAA
- the zwf gene encoding glucose-6-phosphate dehydrogenase, which produces MVSEIKTLVTFFGGTGDLAKRKLYPSVFNLYKKGYLQEHFAIVGTARQQLSDDEFKQLVRDSIKDFTEDQAQAEAFIAHFSYRAHDVTDAASYGILKSAIEEAATKFDIDGNRIFYMSVAPRFFGTIAKYLKSEGLLAETGYNRLMIEKPFGTSYATAEELQSDLENAFDDDQLFRIDHYLGKEMVQNIAALRFGNPIFDAAWNKDYIKNVQVTLAEVLGVEERAGYYDTTGALLDMIQNHTMQIVGWLAMEKPESFNDKDIRAAKNAAFNALKIYNEEEVNKYFVRAQYGAGDTADYKPYLEEADVPADSKNNTFIAGELQFDLPRWEGVPFYVRSGKRLAAKQTRVDIVFKAGTFNFGSEQEAQESVLSIIIDPKGAIELKLNAKSVEDAFNTRTINLDWAVSDEDKKNTPEPYERMIHDTMNGDGSNFADWNGVSIAWKFVDAITAVYDADKAPLETYKSGSMGPEASDKLLAENGDAWVFKG; this is translated from the coding sequence ATGGTTTCAGAAATCAAAACGTTGGTAACTTTCTTTGGCGGAACTGGTGATTTAGCAAAGCGTAAGCTTTACCCATCAGTTTTCAACCTCTACAAAAAAGGATACTTACAAGAACACTTTGCCATTGTTGGGACAGCACGTCAACAATTAAGTGATGACGAGTTTAAGCAATTGGTTCGTGATTCAATTAAAGACTTTACTGAAGATCAAGCACAAGCTGAAGCGTTTATTGCGCATTTTTCTTACCGTGCGCACGATGTCACAGATGCCGCTTCTTATGGTATCTTGAAGTCAGCGATCGAAGAAGCAGCAACCAAATTTGACATTGATGGCAATCGTATTTTCTATATGTCAGTTGCCCCTCGTTTCTTCGGTACAATCGCTAAATATTTGAAATCAGAAGGTTTGCTAGCTGAGACTGGCTACAATCGTTTGATGATTGAAAAGCCTTTTGGTACATCATACGCCACCGCAGAAGAATTGCAAAGTGATTTGGAAAATGCATTTGATGATGACCAACTGTTCCGTATTGACCACTATCTTGGAAAAGAAATGGTACAAAATATTGCAGCATTACGTTTTGGTAACCCAATCTTTGATGCCGCTTGGAATAAGGACTATATCAAAAACGTACAAGTAACTTTGGCTGAAGTTCTAGGTGTTGAAGAGCGTGCTGGTTACTACGATACCACTGGCGCCCTTTTGGATATGATTCAAAACCACACAATGCAAATTGTTGGTTGGTTAGCAATGGAAAAACCTGAATCATTCAATGATAAGGATATCCGTGCAGCTAAAAACGCCGCCTTCAATGCATTAAAGATTTATAACGAAGAAGAAGTGAATAAGTACTTCGTTCGTGCACAATATGGTGCTGGTGATACAGCTGATTACAAGCCATATTTGGAAGAAGCAGATGTCCCTGCTGACTCAAAGAACAACACATTCATTGCTGGTGAATTGCAGTTCGATTTGCCACGTTGGGAAGGTGTTCCTTTCTATGTTCGTTCAGGTAAGCGTTTGGCTGCCAAGCAAACACGTGTTGATATTGTATTTAAGGCTGGCACATTCAACTTTGGTTCAGAACAAGAAGCACAAGAATCAGTACTCTCAATCATCATTGATCCAAAGGGTGCTATTGAATTGAAGCTTAACGCTAAGTCAGTTGAAGATGCCTTCAACACCCGCACAATCAACTTGGATTGGGCAGTATCTGATGAAGACAAGAAGAACACACCAGAACCATACGAACGTATGATTCACGATACAATGAATGGTGACGGATCAAACTTTGCTGATTGGAACGGTGTATCAATTGCTTGGAAGTTTGTTGACGCAATTACTGCCGTTTACGATGCAGATAAAGCACCATTGGAGACATATAAGTCAGGTTCAATGGGTCCTGAAGCATCAGACAAGCTATTAGCTGAAAATGGCGATGCTTGGGTATTTAAAGGATAA
- a CDS encoding D-alanyl-D-alanine carboxypeptidase family protein, whose amino-acid sequence MKKSGLLAAFCIVTLSTAFPVNGQQQIQASEKKKSIKKITTTAKAAVVMNADTDKILSEKNAHKSLAIASISKLMTGYLVLKKLPLGTQVQPSSNTMKIGEESNLASVNLDSNQSYSADELLRAALQLSANDAAIALGDQVSGSQTKFVKLMTKTSQSWGLASAQWYNAAGIRNDEAMDDGVKAPDNAENKMSAVDVALMTDNILEKTPRIKRIVHQSQNQFDGITQDSNYVLMKNYFKNTKYTVTGAKLGISVKSGVSYVGLFTYKGKHYITVVLHADQYTNLSAVFRETKRILNQTI is encoded by the coding sequence ATGAAGAAAAGCGGACTACTGGCAGCATTTTGTATTGTGACATTGAGTACAGCATTTCCTGTGAATGGGCAACAACAAATCCAAGCAAGTGAAAAAAAGAAATCAATTAAAAAAATCACAACAACGGCGAAAGCAGCGGTGGTGATGAATGCGGATACAGATAAAATTTTGTCCGAAAAAAACGCTCATAAATCTTTAGCGATTGCGTCAATTAGTAAATTAATGACGGGCTATTTGGTACTAAAAAAGTTACCTTTAGGCACGCAAGTGCAGCCGTCGTCAAACACGATGAAAATCGGAGAAGAATCTAATCTGGCAAGTGTGAATTTGGATAGTAATCAATCCTATTCAGCAGATGAATTATTGCGTGCTGCCTTACAGTTATCAGCTAATGACGCGGCTATTGCCTTAGGTGATCAGGTTAGTGGTTCACAAACAAAGTTTGTTAAATTAATGACTAAGACTAGTCAGTCTTGGGGACTTGCATCAGCGCAATGGTATAATGCAGCAGGAATCCGTAATGATGAAGCAATGGATGATGGCGTTAAGGCGCCTGATAATGCAGAAAATAAGATGTCTGCTGTTGATGTTGCGCTTATGACTGATAATATTTTAGAAAAAACACCACGAATAAAGAGAATTGTTCATCAATCACAAAATCAATTTGATGGCATTACACAAGATAGTAATTATGTTTTAATGAAAAATTATTTTAAAAATACGAAATATACGGTCACCGGTGCTAAACTTGGTATCTCTGTTAAATCAGGCGTTTCTTATGTGGGATTATTTACATATAAAGGGAAGCATTATATCACGGTTGTATTGCATGCTGATCAATACACCAATTTGTCAGCCGTTTTCCGTGAAACCAAACGCATCTTAAATCAGACAATATAA
- a CDS encoding MarR family transcriptional regulator: MEKTDKIIQELNSFVQEYATNSELVAATARQKINSTQAHLLMLLKILQSQTNTELAAAMNLSKPAITKAIKNLMRYHYVIAVVDDSDKRSTHYLLTEDGEKLAQLHEQAHATMHDDIHTIMADFTQEQQQTITQFLTKLNKIGNNS; encoded by the coding sequence ATGGAAAAAACAGATAAGATTATTCAAGAGCTTAACTCTTTTGTTCAAGAATACGCTACTAATTCTGAACTCGTAGCGGCAACTGCTAGACAAAAGATCAATTCAACACAAGCCCACTTACTGATGTTGCTTAAAATTCTGCAATCGCAGACTAACACAGAATTAGCTGCTGCAATGAATCTATCAAAGCCTGCTATCACCAAAGCTATTAAAAACCTGATGCGCTATCATTATGTCATAGCGGTGGTAGATGATTCTGATAAACGGAGCACTCACTATTTACTGACTGAAGATGGCGAAAAATTGGCACAACTCCACGAGCAGGCCCACGCCACGATGCACGATGATATTCATACCATCATGGCTGATTTCACACAGGAACAACAACAAACCATCACCCAGTTTTTAACAAAACTCAATAAAATAGGAAATAACTCATGA